From a single Bacteroidia bacterium genomic region:
- a CDS encoding DNA translocase FtsK: protein MAKQTSTRRKKQTDKNKPSGPISSFLAIAEAFKTNPPNRDQNRKIFAWSLLFFCLISILACISYFFTGNGDQSATEAGIEAAAEVNNWLGFVGAKLSDFIVRRGFGIFSFVLLIYGVIVGLVFLENDFYEYAKKILKYVLFIVLFGSVFFSYIEILMNSSTYDLGGGFGYYINHFVFRYVGRVGMAFLLLFALIVFIVINFNAEVRASQLIETLRAAVSSTNLRVPIQKVQTGINQSIKKNRPTEPNKTEERQVSVEIVNTKPEVKPLQETKPTPGDGVRFELSVPTDDEIKEKSRSVSGTPQLEFTIVETKEEPKFTVPNSRNLEQIGDDNIGMVAGDEERIEKIIPEEDLEVDNADDLLEEEFYDPTRELSDYIPPPFELLEDHGSGKGREVNREELEINKNKIVKTLGDYGIKIDHIKATIGPTVTLYEIVPAAGVRISKIRNLEDDIALSLAALGIRIIAPMPGQGTIGIEVPNSNPEVVSLRGVMSTQKFLNSKAELPIAIGRTISNEVFVADLNKMPHLLIAGATGQGKSVGLNTVITSLLYKKHPAEVKFILIDPKKVEMNLYQALRNHFLAQLPEQGDDPIITDVRDAVNVLKSLCIEMDMRYDLLKKARVRNLKEYNTKFTSRKLNPRKGHMFLPYIVLIVDELADMMMVAGKEVEMPIARLAQLARAVGIHLVVATQRPSVNVITGIIKANFPARMSYRVISKVDSRTILDANGADQLVGRGDLLLSTGSDLIRIQNAFIDTPEVERVVDHIAKQRGFPEPYFLPETPSDDEDDDGEDEPFEKDSKFEEAARMIVRYQIGSASLIQRKMKLGYNRAGRIIDQLERAGIVGPHSGSKARDVLITDEAELERYLSNITGD, encoded by the coding sequence ATGGCAAAGCAAACATCCACCCGTAGAAAAAAGCAAACCGACAAAAATAAGCCTTCCGGGCCGATTTCGTCTTTTCTTGCCATTGCCGAAGCTTTTAAAACGAATCCTCCCAACCGGGATCAGAATAGAAAGATTTTTGCATGGTCACTCCTGTTTTTCTGCCTGATATCTATTCTCGCCTGTATCTCCTACTTTTTTACCGGCAATGGCGATCAATCGGCTACCGAAGCGGGAATTGAAGCCGCAGCAGAAGTGAACAACTGGCTGGGATTTGTCGGGGCAAAACTTTCAGACTTCATCGTTCGGAGGGGTTTTGGTATTTTCAGTTTTGTGCTGCTGATCTACGGGGTAATCGTCGGACTCGTATTCCTGGAAAATGATTTTTATGAATACGCCAAAAAAATCCTGAAGTACGTGTTGTTTATCGTACTGTTTGGCTCTGTATTTTTTTCCTACATCGAAATTCTGATGAATTCTTCCACTTATGATCTGGGTGGAGGCTTTGGTTACTATATCAATCACTTTGTGTTTCGCTATGTCGGTCGGGTCGGAATGGCCTTTTTGCTGCTGTTTGCTCTGATCGTATTTATCGTGATCAACTTTAATGCAGAAGTTAGGGCTTCTCAATTGATAGAAACGCTTCGCGCTGCGGTATCTTCGACAAATCTGCGGGTGCCTATTCAGAAAGTGCAGACAGGGATTAATCAAAGCATCAAAAAGAACCGTCCCACCGAGCCCAATAAAACAGAAGAAAGGCAGGTATCTGTGGAAATCGTCAATACCAAACCGGAGGTGAAACCCCTACAGGAAACCAAACCCACACCGGGTGATGGCGTCCGGTTTGAACTTTCGGTGCCTACTGATGATGAAATCAAGGAAAAATCCCGATCTGTCAGCGGTACACCTCAGCTGGAGTTTACGATTGTTGAGACAAAAGAAGAACCGAAATTTACCGTGCCCAATTCCCGCAACTTAGAGCAAATTGGTGATGATAATATCGGTATGGTTGCGGGTGATGAAGAGCGGATCGAAAAGATCATTCCTGAGGAAGATCTCGAAGTGGACAATGCAGATGACTTGCTGGAAGAAGAATTTTACGACCCTACCCGGGAACTCTCCGATTATATCCCACCGCCATTTGAACTGTTGGAAGACCACGGGTCCGGAAAAGGGCGGGAGGTCAATCGCGAAGAACTGGAGATCAACAAAAATAAAATTGTCAAAACCCTGGGGGATTACGGGATAAAAATCGATCACATCAAAGCCACGATCGGTCCGACCGTAACGCTGTATGAAATTGTCCCTGCTGCGGGCGTGCGGATTTCCAAAATCCGGAATCTGGAGGATGATATTGCGCTCAGTCTTGCAGCGCTGGGGATTCGTATTATCGCCCCAATGCCAGGGCAGGGGACCATAGGCATTGAGGTGCCAAACTCAAATCCCGAAGTAGTTTCCCTGCGCGGGGTCATGTCCACGCAGAAGTTTCTCAACTCCAAAGCCGAGCTTCCCATTGCGATTGGGCGTACCATTTCCAACGAAGTTTTTGTTGCTGACCTCAACAAAATGCCCCACCTGTTGATTGCGGGGGCTACAGGTCAGGGCAAATCAGTCGGCCTTAATACAGTCATCACATCCCTGCTCTATAAAAAACATCCGGCGGAGGTCAAGTTTATTCTCATTGACCCGAAAAAAGTGGAAATGAACCTGTATCAGGCACTCAGAAACCACTTTCTTGCTCAATTGCCAGAGCAGGGAGACGATCCGATTATCACAGATGTCAGAGATGCCGTCAATGTGCTGAAAAGCCTCTGTATCGAAATGGACATGCGTTATGACCTGCTCAAAAAGGCACGTGTGCGCAACCTGAAAGAATATAATACCAAATTTACCAGCCGGAAACTCAATCCGCGAAAAGGCCATATGTTTTTGCCCTATATCGTCCTGATTGTGGATGAGTTGGCGGATATGATGATGGTCGCCGGAAAAGAAGTGGAAATGCCGATTGCCCGTCTGGCACAGCTGGCCCGTGCGGTGGGCATTCACCTGGTGGTGGCTACGCAACGCCCTTCGGTGAACGTCATTACCGGTATTATCAAAGCCAACTTCCCCGCCCGGATGTCATACCGGGTAATATCCAAAGTAGATTCCCGCACGATTCTCGATGCCAATGGCGCAGACCAGCTGGTTGGGCGCGGAGATTTGCTCCTGTCTACAGGGAGTGACCTGATTAGAATACAGAATGCATTTATTGATACACCCGAGGTTGAAAGAGTGGTCGATCATATTGCCAAACAACGAGGGTTTCCTGAGCCCTATTTCCTCCCGGAAACGCCTTCAGACGATGAGGACGATGATGGAGAGGACGAACCATTTGAGAAAGACTCAAAATTTGAAGAAGCCGCAAGAATGATTGTGCGCTATCAAATAGGCTCAGCATCGTTGATTCAACGTAAAATGAAACTCGGTTATAACCGGGCCGGAAGAATTATCGACCAGTTGGAACGCGCAGGTATTGTCGGCCCGCATTCCGGCAGTAAAGCACGTGACGTTTTAATCACGGATGAAGCAGAGTTGGAACGGTATTTGAGCAATATTACAGGTGATTAA
- a CDS encoding T9SS type A sorting domain-containing protein, which translates to MKNIHHPLLATIACIVLLSGWSHSLFAQCVIDSGVPAVPGIYPPVLNDADGCEFYEMDITFFLPRDTTVNFAGQNLTFPFNYFSIDSIAGLPQGLSWQCNLDSCVYYVHPDSANVDTLGCIRIFGTPTTPGFFPIVVYITANVIIFNNPADQPGTYAASLKVGPCPFIGDCYTYNLSSFCEPAVLDIANNIPSNGKPGFSYSWSLTGPGGPVYTTSDEDPFPQVLGEGGDYILHYQATVDTTGYFLNSVVIDSTNCNDLLDAGDLYWILKDPAGNELINTSANPITNGSANLPLNTGIANIQLDTGVYEFQVWDYDQIGNDDGCATNSGGSGASVFLTVPPLNAGVVTVVNSGLRVKFTIDHPVQVITCTDTIHVDSLPAIPAIQADTNRICLGDSLRLSVNTTDSVQWYFDGNPVAGAKDSALMAGAAGNYYAEVIDRNTLCAASSAVFTVQTVSVGAPSIAFDGSFTMTIASPNPNYTYSWYNANGTPAGTGTSWMPSGSGNYYAVAEDTLTGCQSEPSATIRAILSAIDPLAGILADFRLYPNPASEEIHVEGELFGTEEVFIEITDLLGKSVYQKETKLIPGHFNQTIGVRSFVPGVYFFRWVSTKGIHTQKFMIHR; encoded by the coding sequence ATGAAAAATATCCATCATCCACTGCTCGCCACGATCGCCTGTATAGTGTTGCTTTCCGGCTGGAGCCATTCACTTTTTGCACAATGTGTGATTGATTCCGGTGTCCCGGCTGTACCCGGTATTTACCCCCCCGTACTCAATGATGCAGATGGGTGCGAGTTTTATGAAATGGATATCACCTTTTTTCTGCCCAGAGACACAACGGTAAATTTTGCCGGGCAGAATCTGACATTCCCCTTTAATTATTTTAGCATTGACAGTATAGCAGGTTTGCCTCAGGGACTTTCCTGGCAGTGTAATCTGGATTCTTGTGTGTATTACGTACACCCTGACAGTGCAAATGTAGATACGTTGGGTTGTATCAGAATATTCGGGACGCCTACCACTCCGGGTTTTTTCCCCATCGTCGTTTACATTACTGCCAATGTCATTATTTTTAATAACCCTGCAGATCAGCCAGGGACTTATGCTGCCTCGCTGAAAGTAGGGCCGTGCCCGTTTATCGGAGACTGCTATACCTATAACCTCAGTTCCTTCTGTGAGCCAGCTGTGCTGGATATTGCCAATAATATCCCCAGTAACGGTAAACCTGGTTTTTCTTATTCGTGGAGCCTTACAGGGCCGGGTGGGCCGGTTTACACTACGTCTGACGAAGATCCGTTCCCGCAGGTTTTAGGGGAAGGCGGAGATTATATTTTACATTATCAGGCTACTGTAGATACTACGGGCTATTTTCTCAATAGTGTAGTTATCGATTCTACCAATTGCAATGATCTGCTGGATGCCGGGGACCTTTACTGGATTTTGAAAGACCCTGCAGGAAACGAATTGATCAATACTTCTGCAAACCCGATCACCAATGGCAGTGCCAATCTTCCGCTGAATACCGGAATTGCCAATATACAACTCGATACGGGAGTATATGAATTTCAGGTTTGGGATTATGACCAAATAGGAAATGACGATGGCTGTGCTACAAATTCGGGTGGCTCCGGCGCTTCTGTTTTTCTGACGGTGCCACCGCTAAACGCTGGGGTTGTTACTGTGGTAAACAGTGGGTTGCGAGTGAAATTTACCATCGATCACCCCGTGCAGGTGATTACTTGTACAGATACGATTCACGTCGATTCGCTTCCGGCAATTCCGGCTATTCAGGCTGATACAAACCGTATTTGTCTGGGTGATTCGCTGCGGCTATCTGTCAACACGACGGATTCGGTTCAATGGTATTTTGATGGAAACCCCGTTGCGGGCGCGAAAGATTCTGCTCTGATGGCCGGTGCTGCCGGCAACTACTATGCAGAGGTGATTGACAGAAATACCCTTTGTGCAGCTTCCAGCGCAGTATTTACTGTGCAGACTGTGTCAGTCGGTGCACCCAGCATTGCTTTTGACGGAAGTTTTACCATGACCATAGCTTCTCCCAATCCCAATTATACCTACAGTTGGTATAATGCGAATGGCACACCAGCCGGTACAGGCACTTCGTGGATGCCTTCAGGGTCAGGAAACTACTATGCCGTAGCGGAAGATACGCTGACCGGATGTCAATCAGAACCTTCAGCTACGATACGTGCCATCCTGTCTGCCATTGATCCGCTGGCCGGTATTTTAGCGGATTTCCGGCTATACCCCAATCCTGCCAGCGAAGAAATTCATGTTGAAGGCGAACTTTTTGGTACAGAGGAAGTCTTTATAGAAATCACCGATCTTTTAGGAAAATCGGTGTACCAGAAAGAAACAAAACTGATTCCCGGTCATTTTAATCAGACGATCGGAGTTCGTAGTTTTGTGCCCGGTGTATATTTTTTCCGATGGGTTTCTACGAAGGGAATCCATACGCAAAAATTTATGATTCACCGGTGA
- a CDS encoding universal stress protein yields MNRLKHILCPVDFSEASYQAIEKASFFAQLFQADLTLLHVINVLPQSFGVVFGLDINSNNMVEKATENARTLLREAKKNYVPYAVTCKSSIRVGNHAEQILLEADEISADLIVLNLPEMASSDASGKASYTDHLVLHADCPVMTFRANKPDGIEARKGFRKILIPVNRNSPLAEIYRYLDQYLSFMAPEITLFSVLPPDASDLRKNDYKLFHQMTTKEWVGKGLGKITAVIQEGTDARQGIRQYALSHGYDLLLLYTNVREGHYAEDENGVANLVNHASVPVITLRTGKTTSSA; encoded by the coding sequence ATGAATCGCCTAAAACACATCCTCTGCCCGGTGGACTTTTCCGAGGCCTCCTATCAGGCTATCGAGAAGGCCAGTTTTTTTGCCCAGCTTTTCCAGGCTGACCTGACCCTGCTACACGTTATCAATGTTTTACCGCAGTCCTTTGGTGTCGTTTTTGGTCTCGATATCAACTCCAATAATATGGTTGAGAAAGCGACTGAGAATGCACGAACATTGTTGCGCGAAGCCAAAAAGAACTATGTACCCTATGCGGTTACCTGCAAATCCAGTATTCGGGTGGGAAACCACGCCGAGCAGATTTTGCTTGAGGCTGATGAAATCAGTGCGGACCTGATTGTGCTCAATCTGCCCGAAATGGCTTCTTCGGATGCTTCAGGAAAGGCCTCATACACCGATCATCTGGTGCTTCATGCCGATTGCCCGGTGATGACCTTCCGCGCCAACAAACCCGACGGGATTGAAGCGAGGAAAGGGTTCAGGAAAATTCTCATTCCAGTGAACCGAAATTCGCCATTAGCGGAAATCTATCGTTACCTGGATCAATATCTGTCATTTATGGCTCCGGAAATCACGCTGTTTTCTGTGCTTCCACCTGACGCTTCTGATTTGAGGAAAAACGACTATAAGCTATTTCACCAGATGACTACCAAAGAATGGGTAGGGAAAGGGCTTGGCAAAATCACGGCAGTGATACAGGAAGGTACTGATGCCCGTCAGGGCATACGACAGTATGCACTATCTCACGGGTATGACCTGCTGCTTTTATATACAAATGTAAGGGAAGGCCATTATGCAGAAGATGAAAACGGCGTAGCCAATCTGGTCAATCACGCATCAGTACCCGTGATCACCCTGCGTACGGGCAAAACCACTTCTTCCGCATAA
- the mdh gene encoding malate dehydrogenase — MSKVTVIGAGNVGSTCAECVARAEVANEVVLLDIKENLAEGKALDQWQTAAVNYFDTRITGATNDYAATAGSDVVVITSGIPRKPGMSRDDLISTNAGIVKTVTENVIAHSPNCIIIVVSNPLDVMTYQSYLTSKFPSNRVMGMAGVLDTARYRAFLATELNCSPKDIQAVLMGGHGDTMVPLPRYTTVAGIPVTELVDAARLSEIVDRTKSGGGEIVKLLGTSAWYAPGAAAAQMVEAIMKDSKRIFPVCAWLTGEYGINDLYLGVPVKLGRNGIEEIIELKLNDEEMKLLQDSAVAVREVCEVLDRL; from the coding sequence ATGTCAAAAGTAACCGTTATAGGTGCAGGTAATGTGGGTTCAACCTGTGCTGAATGTGTAGCAAGGGCAGAAGTAGCCAACGAAGTGGTCCTGCTCGATATCAAAGAAAACCTCGCGGAAGGTAAAGCCCTCGACCAGTGGCAGACTGCTGCCGTCAATTATTTTGACACCCGCATCACCGGCGCAACCAATGACTACGCGGCAACTGCTGGTTCTGACGTCGTTGTGATCACTTCTGGTATCCCCCGCAAACCCGGTATGAGCCGTGATGATCTGATCTCGACCAATGCTGGAATCGTGAAAACCGTTACAGAAAACGTAATCGCGCATTCACCCAACTGTATCATCATCGTGGTTTCCAACCCGCTCGATGTAATGACCTACCAGTCTTACCTCACCTCCAAATTCCCCAGCAACCGTGTTATGGGAATGGCGGGTGTACTCGATACTGCACGCTACCGTGCATTCCTCGCTACAGAACTCAACTGCTCCCCCAAAGATATTCAGGCTGTACTGATGGGCGGTCATGGAGATACCATGGTGCCCCTGCCCCGCTATACCACAGTTGCAGGTATTCCTGTGACTGAGCTGGTTGATGCTGCCAGACTCTCCGAAATTGTTGACAGAACCAAAAGTGGGGGTGGGGAAATTGTAAAACTGCTCGGAACCTCCGCATGGTATGCACCTGGTGCTGCGGCTGCCCAAATGGTTGAAGCCATCATGAAAGATTCCAAGAGAATTTTCCCTGTTTGTGCATGGCTTACCGGTGAATATGGTATCAATGACCTCTACCTCGGTGTACCAGTAAAACTTGGCCGCAACGGAATTGAGGAGATCATTGAACTTAAACTCAATGATGAGGAAATGAAACTTCTTCAGGACTCCGCAGTAGCGGTTCGTGAAGTTTGTGAAGTACTCGACCGCCTCTAA
- a CDS encoding quinone-dependent dihydroorotate dehydrogenase, with product MYRQIIRPLLFQFDPERIHHATLRMLRGVLSLPLAGFAFDFKFNLQDQRLEKKLWGLTFKNPVGLAAGFDKDGVLADLWKHLGFGFAELGTVTPRPQPGNPRQRLFRLPADQAIINRMGFNNAGVAAMAKRLSKLDKGDLIIGANIGKNKDTPNENAVDDYLYCFEQLFDYVDYFVVNVSSPNTPGLRSLQEKEPLTRLLGTIQENNYARNTSRPLLLKIAPDLSDEQLNDVIEVAAATRLDGLIATNTTISREGLITPEPILQQIGNGGLSGAPLTARAGDITRYLHAKTRGTIPLIGVGGIMNPTQAKERLSDGASLIQLYSGFIYEGPGFVRNILEAIVHS from the coding sequence ATGTATCGTCAAATTATCCGGCCTTTACTTTTTCAGTTTGATCCGGAACGGATTCACCACGCTACCTTGCGAATGTTGCGGGGAGTACTCTCTCTGCCGCTGGCAGGTTTTGCCTTTGACTTTAAGTTCAACCTTCAGGATCAACGGCTGGAGAAAAAACTCTGGGGATTAACATTTAAAAACCCTGTAGGACTTGCCGCCGGGTTTGATAAAGATGGGGTACTGGCCGACCTTTGGAAACATTTGGGTTTTGGTTTTGCCGAGCTCGGAACAGTCACCCCAAGACCCCAGCCAGGCAATCCCCGGCAGCGGCTTTTTAGACTGCCGGCAGACCAGGCCATCATCAACCGCATGGGGTTCAACAATGCAGGTGTTGCGGCAATGGCAAAACGCCTGAGTAAACTCGATAAAGGCGACCTGATTATCGGTGCCAATATTGGGAAAAACAAAGATACTCCCAATGAAAATGCGGTAGATGACTATCTCTATTGTTTCGAACAACTGTTTGATTACGTGGATTATTTCGTGGTAAATGTAAGTTCGCCCAATACTCCCGGTTTGCGAAGCCTTCAGGAAAAAGAGCCGCTTACCCGGTTGCTGGGGACCATTCAGGAAAACAATTACGCCCGTAATACTTCCCGCCCGCTTTTGCTCAAAATTGCCCCGGACCTCAGCGATGAGCAACTCAATGATGTGATCGAAGTTGCAGCTGCCACCCGGCTAGACGGGCTGATCGCTACGAATACAACCATTAGCAGGGAGGGGCTCATTACCCCAGAACCCATACTGCAGCAAATTGGTAATGGCGGACTTAGCGGTGCACCACTTACGGCAAGAGCCGGAGACATTACCCGTTATCTGCATGCCAAAACCAGAGGGACAATTCCTCTGATTGGTGTCGGGGGTATTATGAATCCCACACAGGCAAAAGAACGGCTCTCTGACGGGGCCAGCCTCATTCAACTATATTCAGGGTTTATTTATGAAGGTCCGGGTTTTGTACGGAATATACTAGAAGCTATTGTTCATTCGTAG
- a CDS encoding 4'-phosphopantetheinyl transferase superfamily protein produces MPFIRLENTIPGVSLGVWKIEEPEIYFLERIKLYENEWARLAEIKHPQKRLEWLSSRLCMKEILKIANNMRVESLNGENGKPYLTNNSHNISYTHSTHYSAAIASLFGEVGIDIEFMAHKRNRNTRFLFMGEPELEFYNSHEKMEIFLLIWSVKETVYKLFGRGIAFKHNIQIDFSNFLPGQNGILPVDVNKGDLHKQYEVHYTIHSEFLLTYVCDCLPSLEAGERQPRAGH; encoded by the coding sequence ATGCCTTTTATTCGTCTTGAAAATACAATTCCCGGCGTTTCGCTGGGTGTCTGGAAAATAGAAGAACCGGAGATTTACTTTCTGGAGCGAATTAAGCTCTATGAAAACGAATGGGCTCGCCTTGCAGAAATTAAACATCCCCAAAAAAGACTAGAGTGGCTGTCCAGCCGCCTGTGTATGAAAGAGATTCTGAAGATTGCCAACAACATGCGGGTCGAATCACTCAATGGCGAAAACGGAAAACCATACCTTACCAATAACTCCCATAATATTTCCTATACGCATTCTACCCACTATTCCGCTGCGATTGCTTCCCTCTTTGGTGAGGTCGGGATTGATATAGAATTTATGGCCCATAAAAGAAACCGCAATACCCGCTTTCTTTTTATGGGAGAACCTGAACTTGAATTTTACAACTCCCATGAAAAAATGGAGATATTCCTGCTGATCTGGAGTGTGAAGGAAACGGTGTATAAGTTATTCGGCCGGGGAATTGCCTTTAAACATAATATTCAGATTGATTTCAGTAATTTTTTGCCCGGACAAAACGGTATCCTGCCCGTTGACGTAAACAAAGGTGATTTGCACAAACAGTATGAGGTACACTACACCATTCATTCTGAGTTTTTGCTTACTTACGTTTGCGACTGCCTGCCATCCCTCGAAGCAGGAGAAAGGCAACCCCGTGCAGGGCATTGA
- a CDS encoding redoxin domain-containing protein: protein MSKFVYVTFLGFIIGLFAFSKPLFAQDQIKISRFSLENASGKSFLLDSMAGKKLTVVVFTSSHCSWATQYEERLVKFYHNYKDKGVSFIAINSNDPSMNGRDSASRMQTITAFPFPYLKDSDQKVAKMFHATKNPEAVILVSREKYYEIVYRGQIDDNPLDTAFVKEPYLVNAIDSLLAGKKPAVSVVPLRGCDIKWID from the coding sequence ATGAGTAAGTTTGTGTATGTAACCTTTCTGGGGTTTATCATTGGTCTGTTTGCCTTTAGCAAACCCCTCTTTGCGCAGGATCAGATAAAGATATCCCGTTTTTCGCTTGAGAATGCCAGCGGTAAATCCTTTTTGCTGGATTCAATGGCCGGCAAAAAGCTTACAGTCGTAGTATTTACCAGCTCTCATTGCTCTTGGGCAACCCAATATGAGGAGCGTCTGGTTAAATTTTATCATAACTATAAGGATAAGGGCGTCAGCTTTATTGCGATCAATAGCAACGACCCCAGTATGAATGGGCGTGATTCGGCTTCGCGAATGCAGACAATCACCGCTTTTCCCTTTCCTTACCTGAAAGACAGCGACCAAAAGGTCGCCAAGATGTTTCACGCTACCAAAAACCCCGAAGCGGTGATTCTGGTTTCCCGGGAAAAATACTACGAAATCGTGTATCGTGGACAAATCGACGACAATCCACTGGATACAGCGTTTGTAAAAGAGCCGTATCTCGTCAACGCCATAGATAGCCTTTTGGCAGGTAAAAAACCTGCCGTATCTGTCGTCCCGTTGAGGGGCTGCGATATCAAATGGATCGATTAG